A DNA window from Halomicrobium mukohataei DSM 12286 contains the following coding sequences:
- a CDS encoding DUF5658 family protein, whose product MDQYIVPSTRAWLEHRYLELSTVELELWLVALSTLTLDVVLTYVGLQSGFSEGNPIMGYAFEHVGFAVLGLVKVLVLGTAGLAREYRPEYGPVIPLGLALPWLAASLVNYTLLF is encoded by the coding sequence ATGGATCAGTACATCGTACCGTCGACACGTGCGTGGCTGGAGCATCGCTATCTGGAACTGTCGACCGTCGAGCTCGAACTGTGGCTCGTCGCGCTGTCGACCCTGACCCTCGACGTGGTTCTGACGTACGTCGGACTGCAGTCGGGGTTCAGCGAGGGGAACCCGATCATGGGGTACGCGTTCGAACACGTCGGGTTCGCCGTTCTCGGTCTCGTGAAAGTGCTGGTACTCGGGACCGCGGGACTGGCACGCGAGTACCGCCCGGAGTACGGGCCGGTCATCCCGCTGGGACTCGCGCTCCCCTGGCTCGCGGCCTCCCTGGTCAACTACACGCTGCTCTTCTAG
- the sufD gene encoding Fe-S cluster assembly protein SufD — protein MSTQVHANLTAEQVTQISEELDEPEWLLETRLDAYEALDSLDMPDVIRTPGRDWTNLDALDYETLVDPLEWEQEKDRVDAESVDVLSWADALEQHGELIEAQFGSIVDPQRDYLTALSTALFSAGTVVYVPEGVDAEDVKIRTTMNSRSLFNYTLVVAEESSSVTILERQTTGTNVDGEQYYSGVVEVAAEENSSVQYGTLQNLDDDSYNFQVKRGHADTYATVDWIEGNIGSRLTKSNVETRLLGDASESQIVGAFFGHEDQHFDIASRVWHEAEHTTADLVTRGVLDDAARSVYEGVQDVGREAWDTNSYQRENTLMLSDESEADASPKLIINNHDTEASHSATVGQVDEEDMFYMTSRSVDPESAENMLVEGFFVPVFEEIAVDELRDDLDDLVVERLRE, from the coding sequence ATGAGTACGCAGGTACACGCAAATCTCACGGCAGAACAGGTAACGCAGATCTCCGAGGAGCTCGACGAGCCCGAGTGGCTGCTCGAAACACGTCTCGACGCGTACGAGGCCCTCGACTCGCTGGACATGCCGGACGTGATCCGGACGCCGGGTCGAGACTGGACGAACCTCGACGCGCTCGACTACGAGACGCTCGTCGATCCCTTGGAGTGGGAACAGGAGAAAGACCGCGTCGACGCCGAGAGTGTCGACGTGCTCTCGTGGGCCGACGCGCTCGAACAGCACGGAGAGCTGATCGAAGCGCAGTTCGGCTCGATCGTCGACCCACAGCGGGACTACCTCACGGCACTCTCGACGGCGCTGTTTAGCGCCGGGACGGTCGTCTACGTCCCCGAGGGCGTCGACGCCGAAGACGTGAAGATCCGGACGACGATGAACAGCCGATCGCTGTTCAACTACACGCTGGTCGTCGCCGAGGAGTCCTCGTCCGTGACGATCCTCGAACGCCAGACCACCGGCACCAACGTCGACGGCGAGCAGTACTACTCCGGCGTCGTCGAAGTCGCCGCCGAGGAAAACAGCAGCGTCCAGTACGGCACGCTCCAGAACCTCGACGACGACAGCTACAACTTCCAGGTCAAGCGTGGCCACGCCGACACCTACGCCACGGTCGACTGGATCGAGGGCAACATCGGCTCTCGACTGACCAAGTCCAACGTCGAGACGCGCCTGCTTGGCGACGCCTCGGAGTCCCAGATCGTCGGGGCCTTCTTCGGCCACGAGGACCAGCACTTCGACATCGCGTCCCGAGTCTGGCACGAGGCCGAACACACCACGGCCGACCTCGTCACCCGCGGCGTCCTCGACGACGCCGCCCGCTCGGTGTACGAGGGCGTCCAGGACGTTGGCCGCGAGGCGTGGGACACCAACTCCTACCAGCGGGAGAACACCCTGATGCTCTCAGACGAGAGCGAGGCCGACGCGTCGCCGAAGCTGATCATCAACAACCACGACACAGAAGCCAGCCACTCGGCGACCGTCGGACAGGTCGACGAGGAGGACATGTTCTACATGACCTCTCGGAGTGTCGATCCCGAGAGCGCGGAGAACATGCTGGTGGAAGGCTTCTTCGTGCCCGTCTTCGAGGAGATCGCGGTCGACGAACTTCGCGACGATCTCGACGACCTCGTCGTCGAACGCCTCCGCGAGTAG
- a CDS encoding ABC transporter ATP-binding protein encodes MAVLEINNLHAKVAEDGGERILRGVDLEVESGEIHALMGPNGSGKSTTAKIIAGHPAYEVTDGEVLIHLEDGDVAEDIELTDDNRTWDLLELEPNERAALGIFLGFQYPAEIEGVTMVNFLRTALNAKLEEQEELFEEEDEESEADEEATNEDAAGYDSSPMEGPADEGEVSVAEFQQLLKEKMEQLDMDEKFANRYLNAGFSGGEKKQNEVLQAAILEPSIAVLDEIDSGLDIDRLQDVSNGINALRDEQGTGVLQITHYQRILDYVEPDHVHVMIDGEIAKSGGAELAEKLEDKGYDWVREEVYEAA; translated from the coding sequence ATGGCAGTACTCGAAATCAACAATCTCCACGCGAAAGTGGCAGAGGACGGCGGTGAACGGATCCTTCGCGGCGTCGACCTCGAAGTCGAGTCGGGCGAGATCCACGCGCTGATGGGCCCCAACGGGTCGGGCAAGTCGACGACGGCGAAGATCATCGCGGGCCACCCCGCATACGAGGTGACCGACGGTGAGGTGCTCATCCACCTCGAAGACGGCGACGTCGCCGAGGACATCGAGCTTACCGACGACAACCGCACCTGGGATCTGCTGGAGCTAGAGCCCAACGAGCGCGCGGCGCTCGGCATCTTCCTCGGCTTCCAGTACCCGGCCGAGATCGAGGGCGTCACGATGGTGAACTTCCTCCGGACGGCGCTCAACGCCAAGCTCGAAGAGCAAGAAGAGCTGTTCGAGGAGGAAGACGAGGAGAGCGAGGCCGACGAGGAAGCGACCAACGAGGACGCAGCGGGCTACGACAGCTCTCCGATGGAAGGCCCCGCCGACGAGGGCGAGGTCAGCGTCGCCGAGTTCCAGCAGCTCCTCAAGGAGAAGATGGAACAGCTCGACATGGACGAGAAGTTCGCCAACCGCTATCTCAACGCCGGCTTCTCCGGCGGCGAGAAGAAGCAAAACGAGGTCCTCCAGGCCGCGATCCTCGAACCGTCGATCGCCGTGCTGGACGAGATCGACTCTGGACTGGACATCGACCGCCTGCAGGACGTCTCCAACGGCATCAACGCGCTGCGCGACGAGCAGGGCACCGGTGTCCTCCAGATCACCCACTACCAGCGCATCCTCGACTACGTCGAGCCAGATCACGTCCACGTGATGATCGACGGCGAGATCGCCAAATCCGGCGGCGCGGAACTGGCCGAGAAGCTCGAAGACAAGGGGTACGACTGGGTCCGCGAGGAAGTCTACGAGGCCGCCTGA
- the sufB gene encoding Fe-S cluster assembly protein SufB encodes MSSDQDHLKETDTEKRFEFKKEEKSAFEAEKGLTEETIRVISEDKDEPEWMLERRLRALEQWHELPMPDDWPGAPDISEVDVDEIIPYIRPDIETRGGVDDWNDLPEEIQDTFDKLGIPEAEKNALSGVGAQYESEIVYQNMQEQWEEKGVVFCDMDKAVQEHEEIVREHFMTKAVPPSDNKFAALHGAIWSGGSFVYVPEDTSVDMPIQAYFRMNSDGMGQFEHTLIIAEESSEVHYIEGCSAPKYSEFNLHSGGVEVFVGENAHVQYSTVQNWSKNTYNLNTKRAICEADGTMEWVSGSMGSKATMLYPSTVLKGPGATDNHITIAMAGEGQNIDTGAKVYHNAPDTKSTIESKSISKDGGRTNYRGLVHIADGAEDASTSVECDALMFDNESTSDTMPYMEIQESKVDVAHEATVGKIGDEDVFYLQSRGLDDDDAKQMIVAGFIEPLTEELPIEYAVEMNRLIELEMEGSLG; translated from the coding sequence ATGAGTTCAGATCAAGACCACCTCAAAGAAACAGATACGGAGAAGCGCTTCGAGTTCAAGAAGGAGGAGAAGTCCGCCTTCGAAGCCGAGAAGGGCCTCACCGAGGAGACGATCCGCGTCATCTCGGAAGACAAAGACGAGCCCGAGTGGATGCTGGAGCGTCGGCTCCGGGCACTCGAACAGTGGCACGAACTTCCGATGCCGGACGACTGGCCGGGCGCGCCGGACATCTCGGAAGTCGACGTCGACGAGATCATTCCCTACATCCGCCCGGACATCGAGACCCGCGGCGGCGTCGACGACTGGAACGATCTCCCCGAAGAGATCCAGGACACCTTCGACAAGCTCGGCATCCCGGAAGCAGAGAAGAACGCGCTCTCGGGCGTCGGCGCGCAGTACGAGTCCGAGATCGTCTACCAGAACATGCAGGAGCAGTGGGAAGAGAAGGGCGTCGTCTTCTGTGACATGGACAAGGCCGTCCAAGAGCACGAAGAGATCGTCCGCGAGCACTTCATGACGAAGGCCGTTCCCCCGAGCGACAACAAGTTCGCTGCACTCCACGGCGCGATCTGGTCGGGCGGTTCGTTCGTCTACGTCCCGGAAGACACGTCGGTCGACATGCCGATTCAGGCGTACTTCCGGATGAACAGCGACGGGATGGGCCAGTTCGAGCACACGCTCATCATCGCCGAAGAGAGTTCCGAGGTCCACTACATCGAGGGCTGTTCGGCCCCGAAGTACTCGGAGTTCAACCTCCACAGCGGCGGCGTGGAGGTCTTCGTCGGCGAGAACGCTCACGTCCAGTACTCGACGGTCCAGAACTGGTCGAAAAACACCTACAACCTCAACACCAAACGCGCCATCTGCGAGGCCGACGGGACGATGGAGTGGGTGTCCGGTTCGATGGGGTCGAAGGCGACGATGCTGTACCCCTCGACCGTACTCAAGGGTCCCGGTGCGACGGACAACCACATCACGATCGCCATGGCTGGCGAGGGCCAGAACATCGACACCGGCGCGAAGGTATATCATAACGCACCCGACACGAAGTCGACCATCGAGTCGAAGTCTATCAGCAAGGACGGCGGCCGAACGAACTACCGCGGCCTCGTCCACATCGCGGACGGCGCGGAGGACGCGTCGACGAGCGTCGAGTGTGACGCGCTGATGTTCGACAACGAGTCCACGTCGGACACGATGCCGTACATGGAGATTCAGGAGTCGAAAGTCGACGTGGCCCACGAGGCGACGGTCGGCAAGATCGGCGACGAGGACGTGTTCTACCTCCAGAGCCGCGGTCTGGACGACGACGACGCCAAACAGATGATCGTCGCCGGCTTCATCGAACCGCTCACGGAGGAACTGCCCATCGAATACGCGGTCGAGATGAACCGCCTCATCGAACTCGAGATGGAGGGAAGCCTCGGGTAA
- a CDS encoding GAF domain-containing sensor histidine kinase, translating into MSGSAARVDRSTLTGLLSAKTPDDVYDRVVDACLDRLDADRCVISLDTGDGLEPVAVSDDGATVEDLRGQPGWDYQSLAVRDEDSYLVGDLADDGSTTRRSIGGDGESPRDATRSVLSVPIDGVGVVFATATDPMAFTESDREWLEAVALYVGSSLTRFHSPEPVYSVVTSSGSTTRCEQTETDGEAPVALEDLDERLSFVLDATDSVLWTVNVSARTLRLFGPVERIVGLDRDTEYPLSEFVDGFVHPDDRERLVEQLQDVAVGQRDSVELEYRLEPADSDESRWFRNRSGLLEDERTTLIGLSTDVSEHVSRERRIKRLQQRTTRLIGAQSQSQIANVAVNAAEEALTLPLAGIHLRDGDVLEPTAVNERVWEVIGEVPSYRAHDDDPIDTFVWETYGRGRPAVVEDTAEHDQLSEATNVRSVIIYPLDDYGVFVASAREPDAFDSVDVALGEVLSMGIVAALERTEQEDRLREQARELERKNERLEEFTSIVSHDLRNPLNVALGRVEYVRNDRDDDHLATAQQALERMASIIEETLALARQGHSVSDREPVSVPEIARRCWQTVQTASATLETAFEGAFTVLADRERLAHVLENLITNAVEHGGENVTVRIGPLTDEPGFYVEDDGPGIPETERSDVFETGYTTAQDGTGFGLSLVRDIVTAHGWTITATTGSNGGARFEITDVERS; encoded by the coding sequence ATGAGTGGTTCGGCAGCCCGTGTCGACAGGTCGACGCTGACCGGCCTCCTGTCCGCGAAGACTCCCGACGACGTGTACGACCGAGTGGTCGACGCCTGTCTCGACCGGCTCGATGCAGATCGCTGTGTAATCTCGCTGGACACCGGTGACGGCCTGGAGCCGGTCGCAGTCAGCGACGACGGGGCCACTGTCGAGGATCTCCGAGGCCAGCCCGGCTGGGACTACCAGTCACTCGCCGTCCGAGACGAGGACTCCTATCTCGTCGGCGACCTCGCCGACGACGGGTCGACCACGAGAAGATCGATCGGGGGCGACGGGGAGAGCCCCAGAGACGCCACGCGATCAGTGCTCAGCGTCCCGATCGACGGCGTCGGCGTCGTCTTCGCGACCGCCACCGATCCGATGGCGTTCACCGAGTCGGATCGGGAGTGGCTCGAAGCGGTCGCCCTGTACGTCGGGTCTTCGCTGACGCGGTTTCACTCCCCGGAGCCGGTCTACTCGGTCGTCACGAGTAGTGGATCTACGACTCGCTGTGAGCAGACCGAAACGGACGGCGAAGCACCCGTCGCCCTGGAGGATCTCGACGAGCGTCTCTCGTTCGTGCTGGACGCGACCGATTCGGTGCTCTGGACGGTGAACGTCTCCGCTCGGACGCTCCGGCTGTTCGGACCGGTCGAACGGATCGTCGGTCTCGATCGAGACACCGAATATCCACTCTCGGAGTTCGTCGACGGGTTCGTCCATCCCGACGACAGAGAGCGCCTCGTCGAGCAGTTACAGGACGTCGCAGTCGGGCAACGAGACAGCGTCGAACTCGAGTACCGCCTGGAGCCGGCCGACAGCGACGAGAGCAGGTGGTTCAGAAACCGCTCCGGGCTGCTGGAAGACGAGAGAACGACGCTCATCGGTCTGTCGACGGACGTGAGCGAGCACGTCTCGCGAGAGCGACGGATCAAACGGCTTCAACAGCGGACGACGCGGTTGATCGGTGCACAGTCCCAGTCCCAGATCGCAAACGTCGCAGTGAACGCGGCCGAGGAAGCGCTCACGCTGCCACTCGCCGGCATTCACCTCCGGGACGGCGACGTGCTCGAACCGACGGCGGTCAACGAGCGCGTGTGGGAGGTGATCGGCGAAGTGCCGAGCTATCGGGCACACGACGACGATCCCATCGATACGTTCGTCTGGGAGACGTACGGCCGCGGCCGGCCGGCCGTCGTCGAGGACACGGCCGAGCACGATCAGTTGAGCGAGGCGACGAACGTCCGAAGCGTGATCATCTATCCGCTGGACGACTACGGCGTCTTCGTCGCGTCCGCACGCGAGCCGGATGCCTTCGACTCCGTCGACGTCGCACTGGGGGAGGTGCTCTCGATGGGGATCGTCGCGGCACTGGAGCGGACCGAACAGGAAGACCGCCTCAGAGAACAGGCCCGAGAGCTCGAACGGAAGAACGAGCGCCTCGAAGAGTTCACCAGCATCGTGAGCCACGACCTCCGCAACCCGCTCAACGTCGCGCTCGGACGCGTCGAGTACGTCCGGAACGACCGGGACGACGATCACCTCGCGACGGCCCAGCAGGCCCTCGAACGGATGGCCTCGATCATCGAGGAGACGCTGGCACTCGCCCGGCAGGGCCACTCGGTGAGCGACCGCGAACCGGTCTCGGTACCGGAGATCGCTCGCCGGTGCTGGCAGACGGTACAGACGGCGTCGGCGACGCTGGAGACGGCGTTCGAGGGAGCGTTCACCGTGCTGGCCGACAGAGAACGGCTCGCACACGTCCTGGAGAACCTGATCACGAACGCCGTCGAACACGGGGGCGAGAACGTCACCGTTCGGATCGGGCCACTCACGGACGAACCCGGATTCTACGTCGAAGACGACGGTCCGGGGATCCCCGAGACCGAACGGTCCGACGTGTTCGAGACGGGGTACACGACCGCACAGGACGGGACGGGATTCGGGCTCTCGCTGGTACGAGACATCGTCACGGCACACGGGTGGACGATCACCGCGACGACCGGGTCGAACGGCGGCGCACGGTTCGAGATCACCGACGTCGAACGGTCGTGA
- a CDS encoding acyl-CoA carboxylase subunit beta, with translation MKVRIAAGATHEEASAIAAAIAEHVGEAVRVFVGDDEEPRVVHRVDESGDDSGDDETADDDLGPTDRERRLREEIADIEAGGPERYRERLSDQGKLFVRDRLELWFGDLTFEDGKFANFDSWSPDSPTVDEADPDRRLPADGLLTGAAEFEDRSVHFMANDFTVKAGSMAERGVEKFLRMQQRALTTGRPVLYLMDSSGGRIDQQRGFFANREGIGKYYYNHSMLSGRVPQICVLYGPCIAGAAYTPVFADFTVMVEGMSAMAIASPRMVEMVTGEEIDLDELGGPDVHARHSGSADLVAEDEEHARDLVAQLIGYLPDNADEDPPRTDGHEPAKSPAGIDGVIPQAPNRGYDVRRLVERVIDADSLLELRPRYGQEMLTAFARIDGRPVGIVANDPSQRAGAIFPDAARKAAEFVWTCDAYNVPLLYLCDTPGFMAGSQVEKEGILEAGKKLIYATSSATVPKQCVITRKAYGAGIYAMSGPAYDPEATLALPSGEIAIMGPEAAINAVYANELADIEDEEERARREAELREQFREDIDVHRMASEVVIDEIVPPSDLRTELAARFAFYEDVEKDLPSKKHGTVL, from the coding sequence ATGAAGGTGCGCATCGCCGCCGGTGCAACCCACGAAGAGGCGTCAGCAATTGCCGCTGCCATCGCCGAACACGTCGGCGAGGCCGTCCGCGTCTTCGTCGGTGACGACGAAGAGCCACGCGTGGTCCATCGGGTCGACGAGTCGGGCGACGACAGCGGGGACGACGAGACGGCCGACGACGACCTCGGCCCGACCGACCGCGAGCGTCGCCTGCGCGAGGAGATCGCCGACATCGAGGCCGGCGGTCCGGAGCGATACCGCGAGCGCCTCTCCGACCAGGGGAAGCTGTTCGTTCGGGACCGACTGGAGCTGTGGTTCGGCGATCTGACCTTCGAAGACGGCAAGTTCGCGAACTTCGACAGCTGGTCGCCGGATTCTCCCACCGTCGACGAGGCAGATCCCGACCGGCGACTGCCGGCCGACGGGCTGTTGACCGGAGCGGCGGAGTTCGAGGACCGCTCGGTTCACTTCATGGCCAACGACTTCACCGTCAAGGCCGGGTCGATGGCAGAGCGCGGGGTCGAGAAGTTCCTCCGGATGCAACAGCGTGCGCTGACGACCGGACGGCCGGTGTTGTACCTGATGGACTCGTCCGGGGGTCGAATCGACCAACAGCGGGGCTTTTTCGCCAACCGCGAGGGGATCGGGAAGTACTACTACAACCACTCGATGCTCTCCGGTCGCGTCCCACAGATCTGCGTGCTGTACGGCCCCTGTATCGCTGGCGCGGCCTACACGCCCGTGTTCGCCGACTTCACGGTCATGGTCGAAGGGATGAGTGCGATGGCCATCGCCAGCCCCCGAATGGTGGAGATGGTGACCGGCGAGGAGATCGATCTCGACGAACTCGGCGGCCCGGACGTCCACGCACGCCACTCCGGGAGCGCCGATCTCGTCGCCGAAGACGAAGAACACGCTCGGGACCTCGTCGCACAGCTGATCGGCTACCTGCCGGACAACGCCGACGAAGACCCGCCACGGACCGACGGCCACGAGCCCGCCAAGTCCCCAGCGGGGATCGACGGCGTCATTCCGCAGGCACCCAACCGGGGCTACGACGTGCGCCGCCTCGTCGAGCGGGTGATCGACGCCGACTCGTTGCTGGAGTTGCGCCCTCGCTACGGCCAGGAGATGCTCACGGCGTTCGCCCGGATCGACGGCCGCCCCGTCGGGATCGTCGCCAACGACCCGAGCCAGCGGGCCGGCGCGATCTTCCCCGACGCCGCCCGGAAGGCCGCCGAGTTCGTCTGGACCTGTGACGCGTACAACGTCCCGCTGCTGTACCTCTGTGACACGCCGGGGTTCATGGCCGGCTCGCAGGTCGAGAAAGAGGGGATCCTCGAAGCGGGCAAGAAGCTCATCTACGCGACCTCCTCGGCGACGGTGCCCAAACAGTGTGTCATCACCCGGAAGGCCTACGGTGCTGGCATCTACGCGATGTCCGGGCCGGCCTACGACCCGGAAGCGACCCTCGCCTTGCCGTCGGGCGAGATCGCGATCATGGGACCGGAGGCCGCGATCAACGCCGTCTACGCCAACGAACTGGCCGACATCGAGGACGAGGAGGAACGCGCCAGACGGGAGGCGGAGCTTCGCGAGCAGTTCCGCGAGGACATCGACGTCCACCGGATGGCCAGCGAGGTCGTCATCGACGAGATCGTCCCGCCGAGCGATCTGCGGACGGAGCTTGCCGCCCGCTTCGCGTTCTACGAGGACGTGGAGAAGGACCTCCCCTCGAAGAAACACGGGACCGTGCTGTGA
- a CDS encoding MaoC family dehydratase yields the protein MAGNYYEEFTVGETITHPRSRTVSESDNQRFCDMTMNQQPLHLDAEFAADTDFGERVVNGLYTLSLAVGLTIPETTDGTIVANLGYDEVEHPAPVFHGDTIRAETTVTDKRETSDGDRGVVTMSVDVFTQDDTLVCSFERTVLAEKRPDQRP from the coding sequence ATGGCTGGCAACTACTACGAGGAGTTCACCGTCGGCGAGACGATCACACACCCCCGCAGCCGAACCGTCTCGGAGAGCGACAACCAGCGCTTTTGCGACATGACGATGAACCAGCAGCCCCTCCACCTCGACGCCGAGTTCGCCGCCGACACCGACTTCGGCGAACGGGTCGTCAACGGGCTCTACACGCTCTCGCTGGCGGTCGGACTGACGATCCCGGAGACGACCGACGGAACCATCGTCGCCAACCTCGGTTACGACGAGGTCGAACACCCCGCGCCGGTGTTTCACGGCGACACGATCCGAGCGGAAACGACCGTGACCGACAAGCGCGAGACCAGCGACGGCGACCGCGGTGTCGTGACGATGTCCGTCGACGTGTTCACGCAAGACGACACGCTCGTTTGCTCGTTCGAACGGACGGTCCTCGCCGAGAAGCGACCCGACCAGCGCCCCTAG
- a CDS encoding PKD domain-containing protein: MKETRRNFLRNASALSALAIGASASASAANCSGVAEWDASATYTGGDQVTFDGSLWTAEWWTQGTEPAESEAVWTLEGACGDDGDSGDSGGVDCSGVQSWASDVAYSGGDQVTFDGSLWTAEWWTKGTEPAESEAVWTLEGTCGSDDGDENTAPTASFSADVSTPEPGDSISFDASESSDPDGSIASYEWELGDGTTATGETVSHSYESAGDYTVTLTVTDDAGGTATDSTTISVSSGNAAPDASFTVSPSNPAPDESVTFDTADSSDSDGTIESYEWDLGDGTTATGETVTHSYESAGDYTVSLTVTDDAGASDTNETVVSVGDSSGGTEGTTEFAPYNYVFTDPETTLVDHAEQAGNDSVTTAFVLSDGNGNAAWGGEADQLVGEAGLQSEFQAYQDQGGTIIISFGGAVGTMIAQDTTDIDKIKSEYQSVIDTYGVTHLDFDIESVDEAAVDRRNQALAELQSENPDLKVSYTLRCRTTGLTEHGTYVVENARDNGVDVQYVNVMTMNYGWVRPSASTVKDTANGTHEDLLSIFSDLSSDEAWSMVGITPMIGENNVGGQHRPEDAEEVVSFVEDKGIGLVSFWSLDRDNGDCPDGTVSGKCSGIEQSAYEFAGIYNQVQ, from the coding sequence ATGAAAGAGACACGACGAAACTTCCTGCGAAACGCATCAGCACTCTCCGCGCTGGCGATCGGAGCCAGTGCGAGCGCATCGGCAGCAAACTGTAGCGGCGTCGCCGAGTGGGACGCGAGCGCCACCTACACCGGCGGCGACCAGGTCACCTTCGACGGCTCGCTGTGGACCGCCGAGTGGTGGACACAGGGGACCGAACCCGCCGAGAGCGAGGCCGTCTGGACCCTGGAAGGGGCCTGTGGCGACGACGGCGACAGCGGCGACAGCGGCGGCGTCGACTGTAGCGGCGTCCAGTCGTGGGCGTCGGACGTTGCCTACTCAGGTGGCGACCAGGTCACCTTCGACGGCTCGCTGTGGACCGCCGAGTGGTGGACCAAGGGCACCGAACCCGCCGAGAGCGAGGCCGTCTGGACCCTGGAAGGGACCTGCGGTAGCGACGACGGCGACGAGAACACCGCGCCGACGGCGTCGTTCTCGGCCGACGTGAGCACGCCCGAACCCGGTGATTCGATCTCCTTCGACGCGAGCGAGTCGAGCGATCCCGACGGCTCGATCGCCAGCTACGAGTGGGAGCTCGGTGACGGAACGACGGCGACCGGAGAGACGGTGAGTCACAGCTACGAGTCGGCCGGCGACTACACCGTGACCCTGACGGTCACCGACGACGCCGGTGGGACGGCGACGGACTCGACGACGATCTCGGTTTCGAGCGGCAACGCCGCGCCGGACGCCTCTTTCACCGTCTCCCCATCGAATCCGGCTCCCGACGAGTCGGTCACCTTCGACACGGCCGATTCGAGCGATTCCGACGGCACGATCGAGAGCTACGAGTGGGACCTGGGCGATGGGACGACGGCGACCGGAGAAACGGTCACCCACAGCTACGAGTCGGCCGGCGACTACACCGTATCGCTGACCGTCACCGACGACGCGGGCGCGAGCGACACCAACGAGACGGTCGTCTCGGTCGGCGACAGCTCCGGTGGCACCGAAGGAACGACCGAGTTCGCGCCGTACAACTACGTATTCACCGATCCCGAGACGACGCTGGTCGATCACGCAGAGCAGGCGGGCAACGACAGCGTCACCACCGCGTTCGTCCTCTCGGACGGAAACGGCAACGCCGCGTGGGGCGGTGAGGCCGACCAGCTCGTCGGCGAGGCCGGTCTCCAGTCGGAGTTCCAGGCATATCAGGACCAGGGCGGCACGATCATCATCTCCTTTGGCGGTGCAGTCGGGACGATGATCGCCCAGGACACGACTGACATCGACAAGATCAAATCGGAGTACCAGTCCGTGATCGACACGTACGGCGTCACGCACCTGGACTTCGACATCGAGTCCGTAGACGAGGCCGCCGTCGACCGACGCAATCAGGCACTGGCCGAACTCCAGTCCGAGAACCCGGACCTGAAAGTGTCGTACACGCTACGCTGTCGGACGACCGGTCTGACCGAGCACGGCACGTACGTCGTCGAGAACGCTCGCGACAACGGCGTCGACGTGCAGTACGTCAACGTGATGACGATGAACTACGGCTGGGTCCGTCCGAGTGCGAGCACCGTCAAAGACACCGCGAACGGCACCCACGAGGATCTGCTGTCGATCTTCTCGGACCTCTCCTCGGACGAGGCCTGGAGTATGGTCGGCATCACGCCGATGATCGGAGAGAACAACGTCGGCGGCCAGCACCGGCCCGAGGACGCCGAGGAAGTCGTCTCCTTCGTCGAGGACAAGGGGATCGGTCTCGTCTCGTTCTGGTCGCTGGATCGAGACAACGGCGACTGTCCCGACGGGACCGTCTCGGGCAAGTGCAGTGGCATCGAACAGAGCGCCTACGAGTTCGCAGGCATCTACAACCAGGTTCAGTGA